The Sylvia atricapilla isolate bSylAtr1 chromosome 14, bSylAtr1.pri, whole genome shotgun sequence genome includes the window TCCTTTCTCCCTGCTGATGGATCTTTATCATTCAAGAGTGAGCTTGAGATCCTTGGAGATGTTAGCAGTGTTTTTTTGCTTGCTGCCACTCTTTGCTCTGTGATTTTGTAGTCACTACCGTGGTTTTCCTCATGGAATGCACAACGTGATAATATCAATTTAAACAACGTGCTTCACTGATCTTCAAAAGATTTCAGAGCTGTTTGATTTCCAGGAACCCTTGACTTTTCCAAGAAGGTTACATTGAGGCTATATTTATCTTGGCTTATTAGTATAACGAGTTATTTACAGATCTGACAGCTCTTTTAGACATTATTTCGGATAATATGCCTCAGCAGCTTTCATGTTTAGTAAATCCCATGCTTGCAGACACAGAAAGTCCTCCTGAGGGTGATGTGAATACAATTTGTATCCACATACTACAATATGTTTTGTAAATTCTGCTAACCTTTCTCCAGGTCTAGTATTTAGATTGAAGAATGTTCATCTCTGAATGCAAGATCTGGACTTGTTCACCTTGGACTTGATCTTCCAGTAGCTAATTTGTGCTTGAATTAAGATCATTTGCATCAAAGTGCAGCtcagtatttatatttttaagtctTTATATGGACCAATTAAGGCCTTCTCCAACCAGCAtctcctgggaagagcaggtGGGAATAAAGACACAAAAGCTTTCCTTTGCTGGCCATTGCTTTGATTCCAGCAGCAGTCGGTAGTGATTGAAAACCATTAAATAAAGTTAAGCAGCTGCTTTATGTGGGTACCCAGGGAGAATTTAACAAGCTCTGTGCTTGTTTCTGAATCTCCAGGAAACACCTGCACCATCCTCCTGTTGCTGACAGTTTCAGGCAAGCCCAGAGCTGATTCTGCTCACACTGGCTGGTCAGAGAGCTCACACAGCTTGGTCAGagagcagcaaaaggaaaaatgacGCAGCACTCGTGTAACTGGCTCCCAGAGTTGTGGGAATCTGCTGCCTGATCCCAGGGTTAAATGTACCTAAATAATAGTAAGGGTTTAGTGGATTTCGCTTTTGTTCCTCACCTAGGTATGACTGTTAAGttataaaagttttaaaagctcaGGAATTAGCAGAAGTGACAAATGAGTACAGCAGGATGAGCTGCTGGTGTTTGAAACTGCTGAAGGGGCTTTGCAGTCAGGGCTGAGCCAGACCTCACATTCATCCCTGGACTGGTCACACAAACTTAGGAAAAGACAGGAGACAGGCTCTGACTTCTAAAATTGATGCTTGAATTGCCAAAAAAATAAGGGGGCTGTGAGAGTCTTATAAGCAGCTGTAAGTGTCTTGTAAGCTGCTGTGAGTAGTcccaaaaggcttttttaaatGTTAGATTCAAGTGAAACCCTCACTCATATCAGCAGCATTAGGTTCTTCCAATGCTGAATCCAGCCTCTCCCCCAGGAAAGGCACTCCCTGGTAAAAAGGAACTGAAGAGTTCACTGGATGAACTGATAGGCAGATGCTTGGGAGCAGActtctgtctcctctgcaaTGTGTACCTCAGTATTTCTCCCCAATATGCCtcaaaaattttgcttttcgGGCAAGTGCAAGTTGTGATTTCTCTTGGAATAATCCAGGATGGCTGTGGTTGAAAGTCATTTTAAGAGAGCCTCTGGAAGTTATTGTAAATAAAATCAGGTGTGCTCAGTGGCTTCTTCTGCACATAATGTTCCCTCAGCCCAGGGTTTCTAAGGAAGAACAGGAACGTGCTACCTTTGCAGCAAATACTTATCATGCACTAAACCTCACCTGTGTGGAGCTTTAAGAGCAGAAGACAATAGAAAAAGGCAtcttgaaaatagaaaagaaactCACAGTGAGTTTCATTAGAGATTTCAATTACCAACCAGCACAGGATTCATTTTCTTGTCTATTTTCACCCTCCTCTAGGGATGAATGATGATTAAAGGACAGGATAATAAGCAGGGGGAGGGTGGGATGAGAACTTGGTGAGAAGCAgttaaaatttgtaaaaaaagaaagagaaggggaaaggaaaacaagtgttTCAGCTAACTAGACAAGGTTGGCTTAGCACTGTCTCTGCTTTAAGTGACATTATGAGAAATTACAGATGGCTCAAAAGCAACTTCACAAGTGCTGGACCCCACAGAATTTATGTTGATAACTTATTAAGAGTATTTGTTATTCTAGGAGGTTTTTAAATCTCCCCGTGAtgtcttttatatttattttctgatttttttttttgggggagtgGGGGGTAAGATTCCCGTGCAAAGGCTGCAAATCAGCACCTTCATCTTTCCCTGCCTGTTGCAGCTAAGGTAAGCAAGAAAAGACCCTTTTGTAGAAAGAATGATTTGAGGAACAGCCACTCCGGTTTTGATGCTCACTACCGAACGGGAGGGGAAGGAGGACGTGGGAGTTTGTGAGACGTTTTGTCGGGAGCTGCGGGTCTGCTCGGACGGGCTTTCCCTGCCCTCGGGGATGCTCGCGGCTCCGCGGCGTTTGTCCCTCTCGGTGCCCTCGCCCTCGCCCGCACGGTGCAGCCGGGAGGCGGAACCTGTCCGCGGCTTttccccgctccctgcccgcgGGATGACGGTGCCGGCCGCGGTGTGAGCGCTGCGGGACCGTGCGGCCGCTGTCCCCCATCCTCGCCGCCCCCGCCCAGGAGAGGGAGCCCGGCGGCCGCGGCTGCGCCGGGAACCGGGGGCTGCGCCAGGCGGGGGGCGGCGCGCACCGAGCGCTGCCCCGGCCGagcccccccggccccggcccctgcCCCGCGCTCCCGAGCGTGCTCCGGGCTGTCGCCGCTCCCCCGGGTGGCCGTGCCTCGCCCCGCGGCCCCTCCCGAGCATCGCCCGTCGCGGAGACGCGGGGCCGGTACTCACTGTCCGCGTCAGCGCCCCGCGCGTCCCGCAGCTCGGGACCGCAAAGTGATCCCGTCTGCGCTAAACTCCGCTCCCGGAGCCCCGCTCTGCCTCTCGCCTCGCCTGCACGGGACCTTATTccccaggaaaggcaggaaaagctgccCTGAAGAAGCGGCGCCCGAGCGAAGATGTTAAAGGAGGCGAAGGGGGGTGGCTTTTTGCCCGCTGCGTGCCTCCATGCCTGTCATTCCCTTGTCTTAATCCTTTAGGAAGGAGTCGCCGGGCAGACGGAGCGTTCCTGGAGGGGCCATGCTGCCgagccctgccccgggcagAAGGAAGCCGGGAGATGCGCGGCCCGGGGCGGGCAGCGGGAGAGCGTGAGGAGCTGCCTCCGCCTGCGCCTTTCCGACAGGGAAAAAGCATGGTAAGAGCTGGACTCGATCCCTGGAGTGCAGCCCCGCTGAGCAGGAGGTGGGATTATTCCGGAGTAGTTATGGAGAGCTATAATCTGGCAGCGGAGTGTTAAAGCGACTTGTTCCTGCTGGAAGAGAAACCCACTGCGGGCATCGCTGGCGTGGTGGCCGAAGGAAGGTCACTCGggtccttctcctcctcttgcCTCTTTCTTCATCCGGCAAACGACCGAGGGAAAAACTGGTAACCGGCTCTTGCCAGTGTTGGGAATACCGTGCCTTTTGCCTGGGATGATTTGCCCTGATGTGCCGCCTCAACGGGATGTACAAAGTGCGACTGGGACTGATCCGGCCAACAAAGTTTGCAGAGTGATCAGCGGGGGCCGTGGGATGGAGGGAGCTGGGCACACACCAGCAGGGTCTGTCATGCACGGCCCGATGGCACAGACCTGCTGCTCCCTTGAAAACTAACTCCTGGTGGTCCAGCTCTTACTTTTCCCCTGCTAATTTGCACtttcaggggagaaaaaaccccacatacaCCATGCAATGCAGTGTTCCTGTGTTGGTTTTGTATATAAGATTTGCTATGCAATTCCAAAACTAAAACAGGAGGAGAGACGGCCCTGCGTCCCAGAGCAAACAGGGAATCAGAGGTGAAAGGTAGGAGCCAGCATTTCTTGTTTAAGTCAAACTAAATAACCTGAGCTATTTCTTGCTGAGAACGTTTAAAACACACCTACtgtatgtttatttattttgtcttggaAATGTAAACCAGTTTGAAACAAAGTGAAGATTTGCTTTCTGATACTGCCAAGAAACAGAGGACTGGTGCATTTTGTAACAGGAGTGTACCGAGGAGGAAGGATGGAATGTTTCATCAGTGAGACATTTAGGGAACTAGAGAAAAGGCATCTTGTCTAACACGCTTCAGTAAATATGAAGGGCTGGTGCAGTGGACACGGGAAACACTCGATCAATAGTCTATTTAAGTGGGAATAGATGCAAGCATGGAAGAGTGATTGCTTTGCTGTGTGTGGGGCGTGTTTGCAGAGGACAGCGGCAGAACATTTTCAGGTGAGCTGTCTGAGTTAGGCTACTCCATGCCGGGGTGGTGCATAGTGTTTCTGAAGGGATTGTTAAAAAACCCCTGTTTGTAGGGTGGACtgtgtttgtgcattttctgttcctgcCCACAGAGCTTTCAGGATGTTGTTCAGGGTGATTCAAAGAGGGTGAGGTCCGTCGGGGGGCAAAGGGACTGTAGGAAAAGACCTTTGGTTGGTTTGGTGATGAGTAATTAATGGACGTCTGATGTCTCTGATCTCTGCAAGGAGAGGAGTTGATGTCGTCATGAAAATCATGATATGATTTTCCCTCAGGAGAAACTATGACTTGGAACGACACCACTATGGACGGGGAAGGGTTGCTGGTGGAAAGGGACTCCTCTTCCTTTCGGATCCTCACGGGCTGCTTCCTCTCGCTCCTGATCCTCTCCACGCTGCTGGGAAACACACTGGTCTGCGCAGCTGTCATTAGGTTTCGCCACCTCAGGTCCAAGGTGACCAACTTCTTTGTCATCTCCTTGGCTGTGTCAGATCTCTTGGTGGCAGTTTTGGTCATGCCTTGGAAAGCTGTGGCTGAGATCGCCGGTTTCTGGCCTTTTGGTTCATTTTGCAACATTTGGGTGGCCTTTGATATTATGTGCTCAACAGCCTCCATCTTAAACCTCTGTGTCATTAGCGTGGACAGATACTGGGCCATCTCCAGCCCGTTTAGGTACGAGAGGAAAATGACCCCCAAGGCAGCCTTCATCATGATCAGCGTGGCGTGGACTTTGTCCGTGTTGATCTCCTTCATCCCAGTGCAGCTGAATTGGCACAAGGCGACAACCACGAGCTTTTTGGACTTCAATGCCAGCTTACAAGGTGTGAGCATGGACAACTGTGATTCTAGCCTGAACAGGATGTATGCCATCTCCTCTTCTCTAATTAGCTTCTACATCCCCGTGGCCATCATGATAGTAACTTACACCAGGATATACCGGATTGCTCAGAAGCAAATCCGGCGCATCTCGGCTctggagagagcagcagtgcaCGCCAAGAACTGCCAGAACCCGGGTGGCAACAGGAGCAGCATGGActgccagcagccagagagcaaCTTCAAAATGTCCTTCAAGAGGGAAACGAAGGTGTTGAAGACTCTCTCGGTGATCATGGGGGTGTTTGTGTGCTGCTGGTTGCCATTTTTTGTGTTGAACTGCATGATTCCCTTCTGCGAGCCCACCCAGCCGTCCAAGGGAGCAGAGGCTTTCTGCATTAACTCCACCACCTTTGATGTTTTTATATGGTTTGGATGGGCCAATTCTTCCCTCAACCCCATCATTTATGCCTTCAACGCTGATTTCCGCAAGGCATTCTCCACCCTGCTGGGCTGCTACAGGCTCTGCCCCATGTCTGGCAATGCCATCGAGACTGTCAGCATCAACAACAACGGGGCAGTGGTCTTTTCCAGCCAACACGAGCCCAAAGGCTCCAGCCCCAAAGAGTCTAATCTGGTTTATCTGATTCCACACTCAATTATCTGCCCGGAAGAAGAACCTCTTAAAAAGGAAGATGAGGGTGAACTGTCAAAGACCTTGGAGAAAATGTCTCCAGCACTGTCGGGTATCTTGGATTATGAAGCTGatgtttctttggaaaagatCAATCCCATCACACAGAATGGGCAGCATAAAACCTGAACAGTAAGGTTTACTCAGCAAGACCTAATGGTGTATATTgtaatgatctttttttttgggaaaaaaaaaaaaagatataccagatttttcttttttgtaagaACCTAAGCTCTAAGGGAGAAAAATGCACGTTTACACCAAGCccagaattaattttcctggCATTCAGAGCAAATTTAACATTTCAAACAATACACAGGAAAAGATACTGGAAATTGGTTATAAAAAAGGATACTAAACTGTATTGTTCATACTGAGGAAAACCTACAGATTTAGATACAGtgcagttaaaaagaaaatgttgcttCTTCTCTGTACAGAGAAACCAATTTCTAGCTAAAAGTGAGGCAAAAGATAAATGTTGAGTATTTAAAGATTAATGTTTACTAGAAGTTAAAAGATTGCTGTGTCTTGTGATAGTGGGTGTTAACAGGTCCTAATTAAAGACTGAAGGATTGTAAAGGTAGGTAGATGccttcttaaaattatttctgacaaaTAATTGAGCCTTATAATGAGaatggttatttttaaagctttgggAGGTACTATGTTGatactggttttatttatttattgttttaaattaatatttttcatatgttaTAACAGATCTAGCTTTATTTATGTTATTTAAGATGTTTAAATAATGGGATATTTTTGGAGTGTCATAACGGCATTTTGACCAGTCAACCAGTCAGCACTTTATTACAAGCTCTGATAGTCTGAAGAGCTGGTGAGAGGAATGGAGGGATGTTGAGAAGCTCAGCAAGAAATGAAGGAATCAACAGAACTGATGCTGTGTGGAGTTCGTTTGCttgtgggctttttttatttttaagtgggATTTCTTTCAAAAGATAGGACCAGAGTTGACTGAGTTGCAAATTCTCTTCCCttatagaaataaaagaaattgctgctatttatttttaaaaagtttcatgTTACAGAGACTGCTAGAATGTCAAGTTTGTGGATCTGTAAATACCTTAAATATGACTACAACCTTAAGAAGAATCCGATTTGGGAAGGAAAGCTTCTTAGATAACAATTCTTAGTATATAGTGTTTTGTATTTATGTAAGATAAACAGCTTTCTCAGACTTTTCTTATTTCAAGTCTTGGATATCTTTTTCTGAACAAACACACTGGGTTATAATGGTGGGAAGGTCCTTGTTATCCTGCAGGACCACCTGGACCCTGCTGTCTGTCTGCTCCTCGGTCAGAGTCAGAATTAAAACCTGAGGTCCCTGGTGCTTTactctgggagctgggaggacATTACAGTTTAGTGATTGCCATGTCAATACTCCAATCAATAAGGAATAGTGGCCTCATTACCATTTGGgattaaaacatttctaaatatgGGTGGAACTGCAGCCTCCATCTTGAAATCCTCCCGTGAACTCCAAAAAAGTTGCCAATGTTTAATTAATAAGTCCTGCTACTTTTCCACTgtccttcccttctgctttccctctgtAA containing:
- the DRD1 gene encoding D(1A) dopamine receptor, with amino-acid sequence MTWNDTTMDGEGLLVERDSSSFRILTGCFLSLLILSTLLGNTLVCAAVIRFRHLRSKVTNFFVISLAVSDLLVAVLVMPWKAVAEIAGFWPFGSFCNIWVAFDIMCSTASILNLCVISVDRYWAISSPFRYERKMTPKAAFIMISVAWTLSVLISFIPVQLNWHKATTTSFLDFNASLQGVSMDNCDSSLNRMYAISSSLISFYIPVAIMIVTYTRIYRIAQKQIRRISALERAAVHAKNCQNPGGNRSSMDCQQPESNFKMSFKRETKVLKTLSVIMGVFVCCWLPFFVLNCMIPFCEPTQPSKGAEAFCINSTTFDVFIWFGWANSSLNPIIYAFNADFRKAFSTLLGCYRLCPMSGNAIETVSINNNGAVVFSSQHEPKGSSPKESNLVYLIPHSIICPEEEPLKKEDEGELSKTLEKMSPALSGILDYEADVSLEKINPITQNGQHKT